TGACGAAGGCGCGCCGTGTGCGCAAGCTCCTGGGTGGCGCGATGCGCCAATCCGGTATCATCGCGGCCGCGGCGCTGGTGGGACTCGAGGGGATGCGCGATAGGCTGGTCGAGGACCACCGCAATGCGAAAGCCCTGGCGGAGGGCTTGGCCCGATTGCCCGGCATCCGCATCGACGCCGCGAAGGTCGCGACCAACATCGTCTCGTTCGAGGTCGACCTAACGTGGATTGACGCTGGTGCGTTTCAGCAGGCATGCGCCGAGCGCGGCCTGAGATTCTCCCGTTATCTAGGCAATTCACCACGTTTGCGTGCAGTCACCCACAACGATGTGACGCGAGCAGACGTCGATGCCGCGCTGGAGATCGCCGCGGCGGTCCTGTCCAAGTCGCGCACCCCGGTAGCCGCCGCCGACTAACCCCTGTCCCCCATGCGAGGGAGTACGGAATGGCTACCTCTGGTTGGTGTTGGGATGACCCCGCCAAGCCGCATGATGGCCGCACATGAAGAGGTTTATGCCGTTCATTCGTGGTGACCTCGGCCAGTCGATCGTGGAGATGGCCCTGGCCATGCCGCTCCTGGCCTTCCTTCTGATCGGTGGCGCGGACGTCGCCCGCGCGTTCGCGATCCAGATCGCGGTCCAGAACGGCGCGCGAGCTGGCGCGGAAGCGTCGGCCATCGACTTCACGCCCTCGGGCGCCGAGGCTGTCGCCTGGACGAAGCAGGAGATGGGCCGCACCCCAGGGATGGACTCGAGCATCTGCCAGGTCCCTCCGAGCGCTACGAACTGCACGATCACCGTGACTCGCAAGCAATCGGATGGGACAACGGATTGTCTCCAGACGCCGAGTCTCGCGACCCCCTGCTTCTTCACGGTCCGTGTGCAGTACAGGTTCCGCACGATCATCCCGTGGCCGCTCCTTCCGAACCAGTTCGACTTCGACCGCAAGACGATCGTGAGGACGTTCATATGAGATTCTTCAAACGCGAGGACGGGCAGTCGCTGGTGGAGTTCGCGCTGATGCTTCCGCTCCTCCTTCTCCTGGTCACCGGTCTCTTCGACGTCGCGCGCGCCGTATGGCAGGAGAACACGCTCGCGTACTCGGCTCGCGAAGGCACGCGCTACGCGATCGTGCACGGCTCCGGCGGGTCGCCGGCGCTGGGCCCGAGCGACCCAGCTGAGCCGAACATCACCGCCGTCGTCCGGGGTGCCGCGGTCGGTGTGTACAACGTGAGCGTCGTCACTTCCTGGCCCGATGGCAAGAATGACCGCGGCTATCGCGTCGCCGTCGACGCGTCGGCCCCGTTCGTTCCACTCCCGTCGACATATCTGTTGGGCGGTGCTTTCCAGATCACGCTCAAGGGCGGCTCGAGCCTGGTCATCCAGCAATGAGAACGGTAAGGAAGGTCAGCATGAAGTCGCTACAAGAGTTCTTCGGACCCAAGGGTGAGGGCGGCCAGGCGATCGTGCTGATCGCGCTGATGATGATCGTGATGCTCATGATCGTTGGTCTCGCCGTCGACGGCGGCCAGCTGTACTCCGCGAAGCGCACGCAGCAGGAGGCGTCCGACGCGGCAGCCTTTGCGGGTGCCGTCGTGATCTACCAGTCGCCGGTGAGCTGCTGGCAGGCCCCGCCCTGCGCCGCGGCACGCCAGGCGGCGTTCGACGACGCGACGCGCAACGGCTTCACCGACGGCGTGAACAACACGACCGTGACGGTGAACCACCCGCCGAGCAGCGGCCCGTACGCCGGCCTCGGCAAATACGTCGAGGTCATCATCGTGAGGCAGGTACGCACGGCCCTGGTGCCCGCGCAGTCGATCCTGAACCCGGTGCGCGCGCACGGCGTTGCTGGCGCGGACCCGATCAAGAGCCCCTTCGCGATCTTCCTGCTGAAGCAGACAGGCCCGTGCCTGACGACGCAGGGCACCGGCAGCATCCAGGTTCCGGCCGGCGTTGACCTTGGCGGCGTCATCCAATCGAACTGCACCGGCAATCCCTCCTGGGACATGCAGGGATCCGGAGTCGTCTACAACCAGCTGGGCGACAACAGCGTCCGTACCGTCGGCGCCGTGAGCGCCCCCGGGAGGGTCACCTGCTCGCTCCCCTGCACGACGCCGCTGCAGACGGGCGCGTCGATCCAGCCGGACCCGTTCGCCGGGTTCCCCCGTCCCCCGGCCGAGGCCGTTCCGTTCTGGAGCGGGCCGGGCCAGTACAACATCCCCGCGAGCGCGTGCAACCCGGCGACGCCGCTGCAGCCACACACGTACGTGGGCGGCCTCCTCAATAACAACAACTGCACCGTCTATCTCGCAACGGGTGTGTACGTCCTGAAGGGCGGCGGATTCACGCAGAACGCGAACAGCGGCACGATCGCGACCATCGGAGCGTCCCAGGCGCTCGGCGCGATGATCTTCAACACCAACAGCACCTATCCGACCACGGGCTCGACCTGTGGCGACATCAGCGCACAGCAGGGTGGTGGCTTCGACACGTGGGCGATGGCGACAGGTCCGTACGCCGGCATGGCGCTCTACCAGGACCGCAACTGCACCAACACGATCGCCATCCAATCGAACGGCTCGTACTTCTTCC
This portion of the Candidatus Limnocylindria bacterium genome encodes:
- a CDS encoding TadE/TadG family type IV pilus assembly protein, which encodes MRFFKREDGQSLVEFALMLPLLLLLVTGLFDVARAVWQENTLAYSAREGTRYAIVHGSGGSPALGPSDPAEPNITAVVRGAAVGVYNVSVVTSWPDGKNDRGYRVAVDASAPFVPLPSTYLLGGAFQITLKGGSSLVIQQ
- a CDS encoding Tad domain-containing protein, with product MKSLQEFFGPKGEGGQAIVLIALMMIVMLMIVGLAVDGGQLYSAKRTQQEASDAAAFAGAVVIYQSPVSCWQAPPCAAARQAAFDDATRNGFTDGVNNTTVTVNHPPSSGPYAGLGKYVEVIIVRQVRTALVPAQSILNPVRAHGVAGADPIKSPFAIFLLKQTGPCLTTQGTGSIQVPAGVDLGGVIQSNCTGNPSWDMQGSGVVYNQLGDNSVRTVGAVSAPGRVTCSLPCTTPLQTGASIQPDPFAGFPRPPAEAVPFWSGPGQYNIPASACNPATPLQPHTYVGGLLNNNNCTVYLATGVYVLKGGGFTQNANSGTIATIGASQALGAMIFNTNSTYPTTGSTCGDISAQQGGGFDTWAMATGPYAGMALYQDRNCTNTIAIQSNGSYFFHGTLYAPTAALALTSQSGATLYSQLVVSELQMQSNGNMVVNYRPSESANTGLPTLVQ
- a CDS encoding TadE/TadG family type IV pilus assembly protein — its product is MKRFMPFIRGDLGQSIVEMALAMPLLAFLLIGGADVARAFAIQIAVQNGARAGAEASAIDFTPSGAEAVAWTKQEMGRTPGMDSSICQVPPSATNCTITVTRKQSDGTTDCLQTPSLATPCFFTVRVQYRFRTIIPWPLLPNQFDFDRKTIVRTFI